A section of the Salmo salar chromosome ssa05, Ssal_v3.1, whole genome shotgun sequence genome encodes:
- the LOC106604750 gene encoding ensconsin isoform X9 encodes MAEGATSLKELRAQMAATAQAQAEERRSLAGNSPVLASPAKANAPPNTTAAKSPRPVIDGAALRIDDRLRVAKERREEADRQQAAKDSQILERERKAKLQVERQMEERQKKLDEQRRKEEQRRSAVEEKRKQKQEEEKEHYEAVMRRTLERSQRVEQRQKRWSWGGLSESDNRSGDPDAGTASPVAIVISPASPEKPPRTQQSAVDKRSTSTMNLKQLFEAGINKRLSSSSATLINSPDKSARVRSSSLNRLPRNDKIDLYTQPNKEGRKKLQVEQTECHLCPRSASASPLHPVQRGPLRSRSIDRQKSATLPTSASADQVDPSLKEKRFSSPGGKRPASPSNIAGRHRSPSPAPLPATKRTPSPSAKPGPRNRPPSPGGIKHRPSSPQFSSAKPPSPQPTSAKPPPIQRPALTPTGPPTLRKRDSKPKDLCPVQPVAPQSPEAPQTSTTPTPTHTTSSKTKDKDDKSMAGTNSAAEAAMILAENRRLAREKKEREEALRVLREEEEKLRKEEEKRLAEEARLKRLEEEKRLAEERKKREEEDALMAEADRERLEVEEAVRQAELQKEREEAEAQAAIEAEKVRIERARVMAQNQQERMERKKRIEEIMKRTRKGDLEKRDYDEKDLQDEEGDEGDEETTKDDESAQTGDVAMETDCMDEGCGLTRSEPMGERREPLGSVNWKPEADDKENNNGTSAEEPLAVNPVPKGRLVEGSEFLNEDSNKLAPGLNGKPGPWSFEEFIDLGVNSKGRPLIDAEGRNQGLIDCDGGPEGPRVAFEDKGIPVATLHPSSQPIEALSEM; translated from the exons ATGGCGGAGGGTGCAACGTCTCTGAAAGAGTTGCGAGCTCAAATGG cTGCAACTGCGCAGGCGCAGGCAGAGGAGCGGCGCAGCCTAGCAGGGAACAGCCCAGTACTTGCATCCCCTGCAAAAGCAAACGCACCGCCCAACACCACTGCAGCGAAGTCTCCCCGGCCAG TCATTGATGGTGCTGCACTAAGGATAGACGACCGGCTTCGAGTGGCAAAGGAGAGACGAGAGGAGGCCGATAGGCAGCAAG CTGCGAAGGACTCTCAGATCCTGGAGAGAGAGCGTAAGGCCAAGCTACAGGTGGAGCGTCAGATGGAGGAGCGCCAGAAGAAGTTGGACGAGCAGCGCAGGAAGGAGGAGCAGAGACGCTCGGCTGTGGAGGAGAAAAGGAAGCAGAAacaggaggaagagaag GAGCACTATGAGGCGGTGATGCGGCGGACCCTGGAGCGCAGCCAGAGAGTGGAGCAAAGGCAGAAGAGGTGGTCTTGGGGAGGACTCTCAGAATCAGACAACCGATCCG GAGACCCTGACGCAGGCACCGCCTCTCCAGTAGCTATAGTAATCTCCCCCGCGTCTCCAGAAAAGCCCCCCAGGACACAACAAAGTGCAG TTGACAAGCGCTCCACTTCCACCATGAACCTGAAACAGCTGTTTGAGGCTGGCATCAACAAgcgcctgtcctcctcctccgccACCCTCATCAACTCTCCCGACAAAA GTGCTCGTGTGAGGAGTTCATCATTGAACCGGTTGCCTAGAAACGACAAAATCGACCTATACACTCAGCCCAATAAGGAAGGCAGGAAAAAGCTTCAGGTGGAACAGACAG AGTGTCACCTGTGTCCTCGCTCAGCCTCGGCCAGCCCCCTGCACCCGGTGCAGCGAGGACCCCTGCGCAGCCGCAGTATCGACCGGCAGAAGAGCGCCACCCTGCCTACCTCCGCCTCGGCAGACCAAGTGGACCCCTCACTG AAGGAGAAAAGGTTCTCGTCGCCCGGAGGGAAACGTCCCGCCTCGCCCTCCAACATTGCGGGGCGCCACCGCTCGCCCTCCCCCGCCCCCCTCCCAGCGACCAAGAGAACCCCCTCCCCCAGTGCAAA GCCAGGCCCACGTAACCGTCCCCCGTCACCTGGGGGTATCAAACATCGCCCCTCATCCCCTCAGTTTAGCTCGGCCAAGCCCCCGTCCCCCCAGCCCACTTCGGCCAAACCTCCACCCATCCAGAGACCGGCCCTCACCCCCACCGGCCCCCCAACCCTGCGGAAGAGGGACTCCAAGCCAAAGGACCTGTGTCCCGTCCAGCCTGTGGCGCCCCAGTCCCCAGAGGCTCCCCAGACCAGCACAACACCCACCCCTACTCATACCACCTCCAGTAAGACCAAAGACAAGGACG ACAAGTCCATGGCGGGCACCAACTCGGCTGCAGAGGCCGCCATGATCCTGGCCGAGAACCGCCGTCTGGCgagggagaagaaggagagggaggaggcactCCGAgtactgagagaggaggaggagaa gctgaggaaggaggaggagaaacgCTTGGCTGAGGAGGCTCGGTTGAAACgcctggaggaggagaagaggctggcggaggagaggaagaagagggaggaagaggacgcTCTTATGGCGgaggcagacagagaaagactGGAGGTAGAGGAGGCCGTGAGACAGGCTGAGCTACAGAAAGAG CGTGAAGAGGCGGAGGCACAGGCTGCAATTGAGGCAGAGAAGGTCCGCATTGAGAGAGCGAGGGTCATGGCCCAGAACCAACAGGAACGCATGGAGAGGAAGAAG CGAATTGAGGAGATCATGAAGAGAACCAGAAAAGGGGACCTAGAAAAA AGGGATTATGATGAGAAAGACCTGCAGgatgaggagggagatgagggggatGAAGAAACAACCAAGG ACGACGAGTCAGCCCAGACCGGAGATGTCGCCATGGAGACGGACTGCATGGACGAGGGGTGTGGCCTGACCCGCAGCGAGCCAATGGGAGAGCGTAGGGAGCCGCTGGGCAGCGTGAACTGGAAGCCAGAGGCGGACGACAAGGAGAACAACAACGGAACCAGCGCTGAGGAGCCCCTGGCTGTTAA TCCAGTGCCTAAGGGTCGCCTGGTAGAAGGCTCAGAGTTCCTGAACGAGGACTCTAACAAGCTGGCCCCGGGGCTCAACGGTAAGCCTGGCCCCTGGAGCTTCGAGGAGTTCATTGACCTGGGTGTCAACTCCAAGGGCCGGCCCCTCATCGATGCAGAGGGCCGCAACCAGGGCCTCATCGACTGTGACGGGGGTCCCGAGGGGCCCAGGGTGGCCTTCGAGGACAAGGGGATTCCCGTGgccaccctccacccctccagccAGCCTATCGAAGCACTGTCAG aGATGTGA
- the LOC106604750 gene encoding ensconsin isoform X12, with the protein MAEGATSLKELRAQMAATAQAQAEERRSLAGNSPVLASPAKANAPPNTTAAKSPRPVIDGAALRIDDRLRVAKERREEADRQQAAKDSQILERERKAKLQVERQMEERQKKLDEQRRKEEQRRSAVEEKRKQKQEEEKEHYEAVMRRTLERSQRVEQRQKRWSWGGLSESDNRSVDKRSTSTMNLKQLFEAGINKRLSSSSATLINSPDKTRKPLASPVDGGFLSRLLTPTQASLARSKSVAALSAEGGDAPASASPLHPVQRGPLRSRSIDRQKSATLPTSASADQVDPSLKEKRFSSPGGKRPASPSNIAGRHRSPSPAPLPATKRTPSPSAKPGPRNRPPSPGGIKHRPSSPQFSSAKPPSPQPTSAKPPPIQRPALTPTGPPTLRKRDSKPKDLCPVQPVAPQSPEAPQTSTTPTPTHTTSSKTKDKDDKSMAGTNSAAEAAMILAENRRLAREKKEREEALRVLREEEEKLRKEEEKRLAEEARLKRLEEEKRLAEERKKREEEDALMAEADRERLEVEEAVRQAELQKEREEAEAQAAIEAEKVRIERARVMAQNQQERMERKKRIEEIMKRTRKGDLEKRDYDEKDLQDEEGDEGDEETTKDDESAQTGDVAMETDCMDEGCGLTRSEPMGERREPLGSVNWKPEADDKENNNGTSAEEPLAVNPVPKGRLVEGSEFLNEDSNKLAPGLNGKPGPWSFEEFIDLGVNSKGRPLIDAEGRNQGLIDCDGGPEGPRVAFEDKGIPVATLHPSSQPIEALSEM; encoded by the exons ATGGCGGAGGGTGCAACGTCTCTGAAAGAGTTGCGAGCTCAAATGG cTGCAACTGCGCAGGCGCAGGCAGAGGAGCGGCGCAGCCTAGCAGGGAACAGCCCAGTACTTGCATCCCCTGCAAAAGCAAACGCACCGCCCAACACCACTGCAGCGAAGTCTCCCCGGCCAG TCATTGATGGTGCTGCACTAAGGATAGACGACCGGCTTCGAGTGGCAAAGGAGAGACGAGAGGAGGCCGATAGGCAGCAAG CTGCGAAGGACTCTCAGATCCTGGAGAGAGAGCGTAAGGCCAAGCTACAGGTGGAGCGTCAGATGGAGGAGCGCCAGAAGAAGTTGGACGAGCAGCGCAGGAAGGAGGAGCAGAGACGCTCGGCTGTGGAGGAGAAAAGGAAGCAGAAacaggaggaagagaag GAGCACTATGAGGCGGTGATGCGGCGGACCCTGGAGCGCAGCCAGAGAGTGGAGCAAAGGCAGAAGAGGTGGTCTTGGGGAGGACTCTCAGAATCAGACAACCGATCCG TTGACAAGCGCTCCACTTCCACCATGAACCTGAAACAGCTGTTTGAGGCTGGCATCAACAAgcgcctgtcctcctcctccgccACCCTCATCAACTCTCCCGACAAAA CTCGCAAGCCCCTGGCGAGCCCTGTGGACGGAGGGTTCCTCAGTCGCCTGCTCACCCCCACCCAGGCCTCACTAGCTAGGAGCAAGAGCGTCGCTGCCCTGTCGGCCGAAGGAGGCGACGCCCCAG CCTCGGCCAGCCCCCTGCACCCGGTGCAGCGAGGACCCCTGCGCAGCCGCAGTATCGACCGGCAGAAGAGCGCCACCCTGCCTACCTCCGCCTCGGCAGACCAAGTGGACCCCTCACTG AAGGAGAAAAGGTTCTCGTCGCCCGGAGGGAAACGTCCCGCCTCGCCCTCCAACATTGCGGGGCGCCACCGCTCGCCCTCCCCCGCCCCCCTCCCAGCGACCAAGAGAACCCCCTCCCCCAGTGCAAA GCCAGGCCCACGTAACCGTCCCCCGTCACCTGGGGGTATCAAACATCGCCCCTCATCCCCTCAGTTTAGCTCGGCCAAGCCCCCGTCCCCCCAGCCCACTTCGGCCAAACCTCCACCCATCCAGAGACCGGCCCTCACCCCCACCGGCCCCCCAACCCTGCGGAAGAGGGACTCCAAGCCAAAGGACCTGTGTCCCGTCCAGCCTGTGGCGCCCCAGTCCCCAGAGGCTCCCCAGACCAGCACAACACCCACCCCTACTCATACCACCTCCAGTAAGACCAAAGACAAGGACG ACAAGTCCATGGCGGGCACCAACTCGGCTGCAGAGGCCGCCATGATCCTGGCCGAGAACCGCCGTCTGGCgagggagaagaaggagagggaggaggcactCCGAgtactgagagaggaggaggagaa gctgaggaaggaggaggagaaacgCTTGGCTGAGGAGGCTCGGTTGAAACgcctggaggaggagaagaggctggcggaggagaggaagaagagggaggaagaggacgcTCTTATGGCGgaggcagacagagaaagactGGAGGTAGAGGAGGCCGTGAGACAGGCTGAGCTACAGAAAGAG CGTGAAGAGGCGGAGGCACAGGCTGCAATTGAGGCAGAGAAGGTCCGCATTGAGAGAGCGAGGGTCATGGCCCAGAACCAACAGGAACGCATGGAGAGGAAGAAG CGAATTGAGGAGATCATGAAGAGAACCAGAAAAGGGGACCTAGAAAAA AGGGATTATGATGAGAAAGACCTGCAGgatgaggagggagatgagggggatGAAGAAACAACCAAGG ACGACGAGTCAGCCCAGACCGGAGATGTCGCCATGGAGACGGACTGCATGGACGAGGGGTGTGGCCTGACCCGCAGCGAGCCAATGGGAGAGCGTAGGGAGCCGCTGGGCAGCGTGAACTGGAAGCCAGAGGCGGACGACAAGGAGAACAACAACGGAACCAGCGCTGAGGAGCCCCTGGCTGTTAA TCCAGTGCCTAAGGGTCGCCTGGTAGAAGGCTCAGAGTTCCTGAACGAGGACTCTAACAAGCTGGCCCCGGGGCTCAACGGTAAGCCTGGCCCCTGGAGCTTCGAGGAGTTCATTGACCTGGGTGTCAACTCCAAGGGCCGGCCCCTCATCGATGCAGAGGGCCGCAACCAGGGCCTCATCGACTGTGACGGGGGTCCCGAGGGGCCCAGGGTGGCCTTCGAGGACAAGGGGATTCCCGTGgccaccctccacccctccagccAGCCTATCGAAGCACTGTCAG aGATGTGA
- the LOC106604750 gene encoding ensconsin isoform X10 translates to MAEGATSLKELRAQMAATAQAQAEERRSLAGNSPVLASPAKANAPPNTTAAKSPRPVIDGAALRIDDRLRVAKERREEADRQQAAKDSQILERERKAKLQVERQMEERQKKLDEQRRKEEQRRSAVEEKRKQKQEEEKEHYEAVMRRTLERSQRVEQRQKRWSWGGLSESDNRSVDKRSTSTMNLKQLFEAGINKRLSSSSATLINSPDKTRKPLASPVDGGFLSRLLTPTQASLARSKSVAALSAEGGDAPECHLCPRSASASPLHPVQRGPLRSRSIDRQKSATLPTSASADQVDPSLKEKRFSSPGGKRPASPSNIAGRHRSPSPAPLPATKRTPSPSAKPGPRNRPPSPGGIKHRPSSPQFSSAKPPSPQPTSAKPPPIQRPALTPTGPPTLRKRDSKPKDLCPVQPVAPQSPEAPQTSTTPTPTHTTSSKTKDKDDKSMAGTNSAAEAAMILAENRRLAREKKEREEALRVLREEEEKLRKEEEKRLAEEARLKRLEEEKRLAEERKKREEEDALMAEADRERLEVEEAVRQAELQKEREEAEAQAAIEAEKVRIERARVMAQNQQERMERKKRIEEIMKRTRKGDLEKRDYDEKDLQDEEGDEGDEETTKDDESAQTGDVAMETDCMDEGCGLTRSEPMGERREPLGSVNWKPEADDKENNNGTSAEEPLAVNPVPKGRLVEGSEFLNEDSNKLAPGLNGKPGPWSFEEFIDLGVNSKGRPLIDAEGRNQGLIDCDGGPEGPRVAFEDKGIPVATLHPSSQPIEALSEM, encoded by the exons ATGGCGGAGGGTGCAACGTCTCTGAAAGAGTTGCGAGCTCAAATGG cTGCAACTGCGCAGGCGCAGGCAGAGGAGCGGCGCAGCCTAGCAGGGAACAGCCCAGTACTTGCATCCCCTGCAAAAGCAAACGCACCGCCCAACACCACTGCAGCGAAGTCTCCCCGGCCAG TCATTGATGGTGCTGCACTAAGGATAGACGACCGGCTTCGAGTGGCAAAGGAGAGACGAGAGGAGGCCGATAGGCAGCAAG CTGCGAAGGACTCTCAGATCCTGGAGAGAGAGCGTAAGGCCAAGCTACAGGTGGAGCGTCAGATGGAGGAGCGCCAGAAGAAGTTGGACGAGCAGCGCAGGAAGGAGGAGCAGAGACGCTCGGCTGTGGAGGAGAAAAGGAAGCAGAAacaggaggaagagaag GAGCACTATGAGGCGGTGATGCGGCGGACCCTGGAGCGCAGCCAGAGAGTGGAGCAAAGGCAGAAGAGGTGGTCTTGGGGAGGACTCTCAGAATCAGACAACCGATCCG TTGACAAGCGCTCCACTTCCACCATGAACCTGAAACAGCTGTTTGAGGCTGGCATCAACAAgcgcctgtcctcctcctccgccACCCTCATCAACTCTCCCGACAAAA CTCGCAAGCCCCTGGCGAGCCCTGTGGACGGAGGGTTCCTCAGTCGCCTGCTCACCCCCACCCAGGCCTCACTAGCTAGGAGCAAGAGCGTCGCTGCCCTGTCGGCCGAAGGAGGCGACGCCCCAG AGTGTCACCTGTGTCCTCGCTCAGCCTCGGCCAGCCCCCTGCACCCGGTGCAGCGAGGACCCCTGCGCAGCCGCAGTATCGACCGGCAGAAGAGCGCCACCCTGCCTACCTCCGCCTCGGCAGACCAAGTGGACCCCTCACTG AAGGAGAAAAGGTTCTCGTCGCCCGGAGGGAAACGTCCCGCCTCGCCCTCCAACATTGCGGGGCGCCACCGCTCGCCCTCCCCCGCCCCCCTCCCAGCGACCAAGAGAACCCCCTCCCCCAGTGCAAA GCCAGGCCCACGTAACCGTCCCCCGTCACCTGGGGGTATCAAACATCGCCCCTCATCCCCTCAGTTTAGCTCGGCCAAGCCCCCGTCCCCCCAGCCCACTTCGGCCAAACCTCCACCCATCCAGAGACCGGCCCTCACCCCCACCGGCCCCCCAACCCTGCGGAAGAGGGACTCCAAGCCAAAGGACCTGTGTCCCGTCCAGCCTGTGGCGCCCCAGTCCCCAGAGGCTCCCCAGACCAGCACAACACCCACCCCTACTCATACCACCTCCAGTAAGACCAAAGACAAGGACG ACAAGTCCATGGCGGGCACCAACTCGGCTGCAGAGGCCGCCATGATCCTGGCCGAGAACCGCCGTCTGGCgagggagaagaaggagagggaggaggcactCCGAgtactgagagaggaggaggagaa gctgaggaaggaggaggagaaacgCTTGGCTGAGGAGGCTCGGTTGAAACgcctggaggaggagaagaggctggcggaggagaggaagaagagggaggaagaggacgcTCTTATGGCGgaggcagacagagaaagactGGAGGTAGAGGAGGCCGTGAGACAGGCTGAGCTACAGAAAGAG CGTGAAGAGGCGGAGGCACAGGCTGCAATTGAGGCAGAGAAGGTCCGCATTGAGAGAGCGAGGGTCATGGCCCAGAACCAACAGGAACGCATGGAGAGGAAGAAG CGAATTGAGGAGATCATGAAGAGAACCAGAAAAGGGGACCTAGAAAAA AGGGATTATGATGAGAAAGACCTGCAGgatgaggagggagatgagggggatGAAGAAACAACCAAGG ACGACGAGTCAGCCCAGACCGGAGATGTCGCCATGGAGACGGACTGCATGGACGAGGGGTGTGGCCTGACCCGCAGCGAGCCAATGGGAGAGCGTAGGGAGCCGCTGGGCAGCGTGAACTGGAAGCCAGAGGCGGACGACAAGGAGAACAACAACGGAACCAGCGCTGAGGAGCCCCTGGCTGTTAA TCCAGTGCCTAAGGGTCGCCTGGTAGAAGGCTCAGAGTTCCTGAACGAGGACTCTAACAAGCTGGCCCCGGGGCTCAACGGTAAGCCTGGCCCCTGGAGCTTCGAGGAGTTCATTGACCTGGGTGTCAACTCCAAGGGCCGGCCCCTCATCGATGCAGAGGGCCGCAACCAGGGCCTCATCGACTGTGACGGGGGTCCCGAGGGGCCCAGGGTGGCCTTCGAGGACAAGGGGATTCCCGTGgccaccctccacccctccagccAGCCTATCGAAGCACTGTCAG aGATGTGA
- the LOC106604750 gene encoding ensconsin isoform X8 — protein MAEGATSLKELRAQMAATAQAQAEERRSLAGNSPVLASPAKANAPPNTTAAKSPRPVIDGAALRIDDRLRVAKERREEADRQQAAKDSQILERERKAKLQVERQMEERQKKLDEQRRKEEQRRSAVEEKRKQKQEEEKEHYEAVMRRTLERSQRVEQRQKRWSWGGLSESDNRSGDPDAGTASPVAIVISPASPEKPPRTQQSAVDKRSTSTMNLKQLFEAGINKRLSSSSATLINSPDKTRKPLASPVDGGFLSRLLTPTQASLARSKSVAALSAEGGDAPECHLCPRSASASPLHPVQRGPLRSRSIDRQKSATLPTSASADQVDPSLKEKRFSSPGGKRPASPSNIAGRHRSPSPAPLPATKRTPSPSAKPGPRNRPPSPGGIKHRPSSPQFSSAKPPSPQPTSAKPPPIQRPALTPTGPPTLRKRDSKPKDLCPVQPVAPQSPEAPQTSTTPTPTHTTSSKTKDKDDKSMAGTNSAAEAAMILAENRRLAREKKEREEALRVLREEEEKLRKEEEKRLAEEARLKRLEEEKRLAEERKKREEEDALMAEADRERLEVEEAVRQAELQKEREEAEAQAAIEAEKVRIERARVMAQNQQERMERKKRIEEIMKRTRKGDLEKRDYDEKDLQDEEGDEGDEETTKDDESAQTGDVAMETDCMDEGCGLTRSEPMGERREPLGSVNWKPEADDKENNNGTSAEEPLAVNPVPKGRLVEGSEFLNEDSNKLAPGLNGKPGPWSFEEFIDLGVNSKGRPLIDAEGRNQGLIDCDGGPEGPRVAFEDKGIPVATLHPSSQPIEALSEM, from the exons ATGGCGGAGGGTGCAACGTCTCTGAAAGAGTTGCGAGCTCAAATGG cTGCAACTGCGCAGGCGCAGGCAGAGGAGCGGCGCAGCCTAGCAGGGAACAGCCCAGTACTTGCATCCCCTGCAAAAGCAAACGCACCGCCCAACACCACTGCAGCGAAGTCTCCCCGGCCAG TCATTGATGGTGCTGCACTAAGGATAGACGACCGGCTTCGAGTGGCAAAGGAGAGACGAGAGGAGGCCGATAGGCAGCAAG CTGCGAAGGACTCTCAGATCCTGGAGAGAGAGCGTAAGGCCAAGCTACAGGTGGAGCGTCAGATGGAGGAGCGCCAGAAGAAGTTGGACGAGCAGCGCAGGAAGGAGGAGCAGAGACGCTCGGCTGTGGAGGAGAAAAGGAAGCAGAAacaggaggaagagaag GAGCACTATGAGGCGGTGATGCGGCGGACCCTGGAGCGCAGCCAGAGAGTGGAGCAAAGGCAGAAGAGGTGGTCTTGGGGAGGACTCTCAGAATCAGACAACCGATCCG GAGACCCTGACGCAGGCACCGCCTCTCCAGTAGCTATAGTAATCTCCCCCGCGTCTCCAGAAAAGCCCCCCAGGACACAACAAAGTGCAG TTGACAAGCGCTCCACTTCCACCATGAACCTGAAACAGCTGTTTGAGGCTGGCATCAACAAgcgcctgtcctcctcctccgccACCCTCATCAACTCTCCCGACAAAA CTCGCAAGCCCCTGGCGAGCCCTGTGGACGGAGGGTTCCTCAGTCGCCTGCTCACCCCCACCCAGGCCTCACTAGCTAGGAGCAAGAGCGTCGCTGCCCTGTCGGCCGAAGGAGGCGACGCCCCAG AGTGTCACCTGTGTCCTCGCTCAGCCTCGGCCAGCCCCCTGCACCCGGTGCAGCGAGGACCCCTGCGCAGCCGCAGTATCGACCGGCAGAAGAGCGCCACCCTGCCTACCTCCGCCTCGGCAGACCAAGTGGACCCCTCACTG AAGGAGAAAAGGTTCTCGTCGCCCGGAGGGAAACGTCCCGCCTCGCCCTCCAACATTGCGGGGCGCCACCGCTCGCCCTCCCCCGCCCCCCTCCCAGCGACCAAGAGAACCCCCTCCCCCAGTGCAAA GCCAGGCCCACGTAACCGTCCCCCGTCACCTGGGGGTATCAAACATCGCCCCTCATCCCCTCAGTTTAGCTCGGCCAAGCCCCCGTCCCCCCAGCCCACTTCGGCCAAACCTCCACCCATCCAGAGACCGGCCCTCACCCCCACCGGCCCCCCAACCCTGCGGAAGAGGGACTCCAAGCCAAAGGACCTGTGTCCCGTCCAGCCTGTGGCGCCCCAGTCCCCAGAGGCTCCCCAGACCAGCACAACACCCACCCCTACTCATACCACCTCCAGTAAGACCAAAGACAAGGACG ACAAGTCCATGGCGGGCACCAACTCGGCTGCAGAGGCCGCCATGATCCTGGCCGAGAACCGCCGTCTGGCgagggagaagaaggagagggaggaggcactCCGAgtactgagagaggaggaggagaa gctgaggaaggaggaggagaaacgCTTGGCTGAGGAGGCTCGGTTGAAACgcctggaggaggagaagaggctggcggaggagaggaagaagagggaggaagaggacgcTCTTATGGCGgaggcagacagagaaagactGGAGGTAGAGGAGGCCGTGAGACAGGCTGAGCTACAGAAAGAG CGTGAAGAGGCGGAGGCACAGGCTGCAATTGAGGCAGAGAAGGTCCGCATTGAGAGAGCGAGGGTCATGGCCCAGAACCAACAGGAACGCATGGAGAGGAAGAAG CGAATTGAGGAGATCATGAAGAGAACCAGAAAAGGGGACCTAGAAAAA AGGGATTATGATGAGAAAGACCTGCAGgatgaggagggagatgagggggatGAAGAAACAACCAAGG ACGACGAGTCAGCCCAGACCGGAGATGTCGCCATGGAGACGGACTGCATGGACGAGGGGTGTGGCCTGACCCGCAGCGAGCCAATGGGAGAGCGTAGGGAGCCGCTGGGCAGCGTGAACTGGAAGCCAGAGGCGGACGACAAGGAGAACAACAACGGAACCAGCGCTGAGGAGCCCCTGGCTGTTAA TCCAGTGCCTAAGGGTCGCCTGGTAGAAGGCTCAGAGTTCCTGAACGAGGACTCTAACAAGCTGGCCCCGGGGCTCAACGGTAAGCCTGGCCCCTGGAGCTTCGAGGAGTTCATTGACCTGGGTGTCAACTCCAAGGGCCGGCCCCTCATCGATGCAGAGGGCCGCAACCAGGGCCTCATCGACTGTGACGGGGGTCCCGAGGGGCCCAGGGTGGCCTTCGAGGACAAGGGGATTCCCGTGgccaccctccacccctccagccAGCCTATCGAAGCACTGTCAG aGATGTGA